AGAGCCTGCACAACCATCAAACATAAAGGCAGTAAAGAAAGCGACACTTGCAGCCTTAAAAAAGGCATCTGAACTTAAAATTTCATCAATAGCCTTCCCTGGTATGGGCACGGGTGTTGGTGGAGTGCCAAAAGACAAAGCAGCCCAAGCCATGATGGAAGCCGTAAAAGAATTCCCTGAGGAAATAGGGAAGATACTATTCATAGCATATAACCAGGAAATGTACGAGGCATTTAAAAATGCTATGAAAAATCTTATAAAGGTGAGTTGATATGAGAAGTAGTTTTGCCATTGCAAGTATAATTATTGGAATATGCGCTTTTATACAGCTTTTTGGAGCAGAGAAGGCAATATTAGCGATAATATTCGGCATACTAGCCCTC
The sequence above is drawn from the Methanothermobacter tenebrarum genome and encodes:
- a CDS encoding macro domain-containing protein; this encodes MQGRENKIQVKKGDITNIEVDAIVNPANSYGLMGGGVALSIKEKGGADIEKEAISKAPIPIGGAIATTAGRLKAKYVIHAPTMEEPAQPSNIKAVKKATLAALKKASELKISSIAFPGMGTGVGGVPKDKAAQAMMEAVKEFPEEIGKILFIAYNQEMYEAFKNAMKNLIKVS